One window of Schistocerca cancellata isolate TAMUIC-IGC-003103 chromosome 9, iqSchCanc2.1, whole genome shotgun sequence genomic DNA carries:
- the LOC126101190 gene encoding piggyBac transposable element-derived protein 3-like encodes MGGVDHHDWLVGKYATIIRGKKWYWGLFTHLLEMALVNAWLFYRLVHRKNALDLVDFRHAVTVTYLKLDIGSPNIGRPMEYSSSQLRVIPDIRFDGIGHMIVKRSTQKRCVRAKCNGKPKTYCVKCRVTPCMKCFVPFHKK; translated from the coding sequence atgggaggtgttgaccaccatgactggttagttggaaaatatgcgacgataattagagggaaaaaatggtaCTGGGGCCTATTTACACATTTGTTGGAAATGGCCCTTGTAAATGCCTGGctcttctacagactagtacatCGGAAAAATGCACTGGATTTAGTGGATTTCAGACAtgctgttacagttacatacctgaaattggacaTTGGAAGTCCAAATATTGGACGTCCAATGGAGTACtcatcaagtcagttgagagtgataccagacatcaggtttgatggaattggtcatatgattgTCAAAAGAAGTACGCAAAAAAGATGTGTGAGAGCTAAATGCAATgggaaaccaaaaacatattgtgttaaatgccgtGTAACACCGTGTatgaagtgttttgtaccatttcacaagaaataa